The following nucleotide sequence is from Methanolinea sp..
GGTAAAGATATGATTCCGGGCGTTTTTCCCACTTTTCGGGTCTGCCTGATCAGAAACCCTGCAGGATCATAAATCCTTCTACATTCACCTATCCCTCGCGCATGGCACCACGAGCGATCCTGGAACACGGTTACAGCCCGTTATTCATTTTTTTGGTACCTCTCTCATCAAGGCCATTTCCACTACCTTTACATTATCCACTTCGACATATATACCCTGTATGCGAATCATCAGGGCACCTTCCATCGGCATCGCCCACGAACTGGTGGTAAAGATGGTGCTTGAGAAGGGCCGGGTGCTGGATACCGAAGACGGCGAGGCAACGGTCGAATTCGATGAGATCGCTGTCAGGGTGGAGAACCCGCTTGCCGAACCAATGGTGAGCCCGCATTCCCGGTTTTCACGAAAATTCATGGAGAAATATGCAGATGACCTCCTGAATGGCACTTCTGCCGTTTTTGAATACGACTATCACGACCGGATCTTCAACTGGGGGGAACGGCTCTATACAAGTGAGGGGGCGGAGATCCATGTCGACCAGATCGAATACATCACCAGGAAACTCGCCTCATCACCGGTAACCCGGAGGGGTATTGCCATCACCTGGAACCCGCCCATCGATGAACATCTCGACGATTGTCCCTGCCTCCAGTTACTGCAGTGCCTGGTCAGGGACGGGCGCCTTGGCATGAAGGTCGTGTTCAGGAGCAACGACATGCTCACTGCTTCAGGTGCAAACATGTTCGCACTGGTCCACCTGCAGAACGCAATCGCCACCCGGTTGGGGGTTCCTCCGGGACCCTACACCCACATCTCGCTCGTACCGCACATCTATTATCGGCGCGATGTCGATGATCTGGAGTCGTTCTGCGGGAAAGGAGACCGGATCCGGCCGATAGACGAGGTCTGCCGGGCCTGTGGAAAATGCCGGTCAGCGGGCCGTAATCAGTCAGGTTAATTAAGAAAAAGCAGTAATATGCTAGGGTGTTCAGCCCGGTAGTGTAGCGGTCAATCATGCGGGACTCTGGATCCCGCGACAGCAGTTCGAATCTGCTCCGGGCTATCAGTGCTGTTATCTTATAACTTGCTCCCCTTTTTTATCGCCTCGCTTCAGAACGTTCTTCTCCTTGTTCCCCGGGGTGGTGGCCCGGCCGGGTTTTCCGGCAGATGAATGCACAATGGTCAGGATAGTATGGGAAAAGCATGACCCGCGAAAGGATATCAAGTTCTCCCTGTACGAGTTCCCGCTCCGCTTCCAAAAAGAGATCGCCAGGGTCCCTGGTCACATCGATGCTCCTCGGTTTCAAGATCAGGACGGCAGTGCCGCCCTCTTTCAGGAACCCCAGGTTTTTCAGCAGGATCGCGACCTGCCAGGGGGAGGCAACGTCCTGGTAGATAAGATCGACCTCCTCAACCAGTGACCGGTAGACCTCTGGTCTCCTGGCATCGGCAAGGATGGGGATGATGTTTTTCCGTGATTCAGCAACAACGAGCAGGTCCTGAAGGGGCCGCGGCGCGATCTCGACAGCATACACGACTTCCGTATAATCGGCAACATGGGAGACAGTCGTCCCGTTTGCTGCACCAAGGTAGAGGACGCGGTGGCCGGCCTGCAGCTCCAGCTCCGCCCCACGGTGAAAGAGGGCGGCAAGCTTGCTCCGTTTGGGATCCCAGGCCCGGTAGCCCTGGATCATCCGCTCGCCATATACCCCTCCCGGACCTTCTGATACCAGCTGCCCTTCAATCCAGATCATACCCTTCTCCCTGCTCTGCGGACCGATTCTTCCGCCCTTTTCAAAAATTCCTTGTCGATGCTGTTCCGGTAATAATCCATGCGTGCGGCGATGGCCAGTTTGGCCGAGAGGGTCCGGGCGACCCGTCCCCTGTTCTCCCGACGTGCACCGTGGACCCTGCCGTGCTGGTAGATGATCCCGTGTTTTGGTGGCGGCGTGCCGGCTGAGAGGTGCGAGAAGAGGGCGGTTTTCGCACCGAGAACCTGGATGGTCGCTGCCGGCATGGCCGCCAGTTCGCTGATTCCCCCGGCTTCTGCAGCGAGGCGGGCTGCGACCAGTCCACCGGCAAGGGCGCTGCAGTTCGGGAGCGCTTCCCCGGCCCTTCTGGAGACCTCCTTCATGAGCTCTGATCGCCGATCTTTCAGCCGGTCGATTTCATCGAGCAGGCCGGCAAGGGCATCGTCAGCATCCTCGCGTATCAGCTCGTTGTGGCTGCGGCCGGCCGGGAGCACCCGTTTGCGGCTGAAGCCCGGCCGGGTGGCATGGTGCCATTCCACCGCCCTTTCGGTCAGGAGGTTGATGACTTCATCGAGCAGGTCGAGCATCCGGACCATCTGGATTAGTCCTGACGAACGGGTAAAAAGGGCTCGTTCAAGGTTCCTCCTGGCAAGGGCGAATGAAACGTCCCGGAGGCGTTCCAGGTATTCTCCCCTGTCGCGGACCACCCCGCACCGGACCGCAACCCTCCAGTCCGGCATGCAGGCGTTGCCGTCCTCTGCAAGGCTCTCGACCCGCACGGCACAGACCACGGGATCATCGTGGACAGGATGGCATACCGGGCCCTCTCTATCGCCGAACCAGTAGGATTCCATGGTACATTATTAATGGGGCTGCGGGGTCATTAGCCTGCTCCACAACCGTATTCCCGTAAATCCGCCGTTCACAGAACCGGAACTCCGAACGAGAACAGGATGACCGGGACCATGACTGCCCCCATGCAGAAGAGCTGGGGCACGTTCAGCAGCCGTGGTATGAGGCCGGTCATGGTCGCGAGCAGGAGGACAAACAGCCCAAAAAATCCTGACAGGAGAAAGGTGAGTACCACCATGAAGGCGATCACCGCACGATTGACCCCCTGTTTATCGATTCCCCCCAGCCGCCAGGCGGAACCTGCCAGCAGGATGGTGATGAGGTAGGCGCAGCATGCGGCAAGCGCTGCAGCGAGGATGAGGGTGCCAAGGGGGGGAACTTCGATCGAAGAGAGGGCGACCATGACCCCGTTCCTCATCCGGGCAATCGCTGCAAATGCTGCCAGTCCTACCACCGCATTGACGGTATTGGCTGCGCTGGTGGCAAAGATGTACTCACGGGGGTCCCTGTCATACGGAGTACCGGTGGCGATGACCGCGTTTGCGGTGGCGTTCGAGAGTCCCGGGAGCCAGCCCACCACCACACCGGCAGCCGTTCCTGCAAAACCTCCCCTGATCAGGGTTCTCCGGGAAAGAGATAGCCCGGAAAACCGCTGTTCCGGGACTTTTCCGCTTCCGGAGACCAGAAGGATGGAGATACCAAAGAGCCCTGAAAGGAGCGGCATGAGCAT
It contains:
- a CDS encoding thymidylate synthase: MRIIRAPSIGIAHELVVKMVLEKGRVLDTEDGEATVEFDEIAVRVENPLAEPMVSPHSRFSRKFMEKYADDLLNGTSAVFEYDYHDRIFNWGERLYTSEGAEIHVDQIEYITRKLASSPVTRRGIAITWNPPIDEHLDDCPCLQLLQCLVRDGRLGMKVVFRSNDMLTASGANMFALVHLQNAIATRLGVPPGPYTHISLVPHIYYRRDVDDLESFCGKGDRIRPIDEVCRACGKCRSAGRNQSG
- a CDS encoding fibrillarin-like rRNA/tRNA 2'-O-methyltransferase, producing the protein MIWIEGQLVSEGPGGVYGERMIQGYRAWDPKRSKLAALFHRGAELELQAGHRVLYLGAANGTTVSHVADYTEVVYAVEIAPRPLQDLLVVAESRKNIIPILADARRPEVYRSLVEEVDLIYQDVASPWQVAILLKNLGFLKEGGTAVLILKPRSIDVTRDPGDLFLEAERELVQGELDILSRVMLFPYYPDHCAFICRKTRPGHHPGEQGEERSEARR
- a CDS encoding RNA-processing protein, coding for MESYWFGDREGPVCHPVHDDPVVCAVRVESLAEDGNACMPDWRVAVRCGVVRDRGEYLERLRDVSFALARRNLERALFTRSSGLIQMVRMLDLLDEVINLLTERAVEWHHATRPGFSRKRVLPAGRSHNELIREDADDALAGLLDEIDRLKDRRSELMKEVSRRAGEALPNCSALAGGLVAARLAAEAGGISELAAMPAATIQVLGAKTALFSHLSAGTPPPKHGIIYQHGRVHGARRENRGRVARTLSAKLAIAARMDYYRNSIDKEFLKRAEESVRRAGRRV
- a CDS encoding tripartite tricarboxylate transporter permease, whose translation is MMGFLAGVAAGIVLGAISGLVPGIHVNTMAGGLLAVQTSLIPVFGPEMVAAAMVAALITHTFLDTIPSTFLGIPDPDTALSVIPSHALCLEGKGEEAVRIAALGSAGGFIAGILVALGLLLVAPYIQSTVDWGAGIVITAVAAFLVLWSESPVHAFTVFLASGLLGIFTFHFGFLCISPLGSSGMLMPLLSGLFGISILLVSGSGKVPEQRFSGLSLSRRTLIRGGFAGTAAGVVVGWLPGLSNATANAVIATGTPYDRDPREYIFATSAANTVNAVVGLAAFAAIARMRNGVMVALSSIEVPPLGTLILAAALAACCAYLITILLAGSAWRLGGIDKQGVNRAVIAFMVVLTFLLSGFFGLFVLLLATMTGLIPRLLNVPQLFCMGAVMVPVILFSFGVPVL